CTGAGTGGTGCAGATAACCTTGTGTTAAAGGTGGTAAATTAACCTGAATACTGAGTTTTTAGCATTTAATAAGTATTAGCCAAGGGTTTAAATTTTGCAGATAGTGAATACTTAATAATTGAATAGTGAATTGTGTTAGGGCTGCAGCCAACAGTTATTCTATAATCGGGAATTGTTGCCAATTATCGTCTCAATCAGGCAGTTATTTGCTCTATAAAACATAAGAACTTGCACAAATATCCAATTTACTCCACTATTAAGCAAAATAGGTAGAATGATTAATAAAAAATTGGTGCTAAATCATTTTCatatcaactaatcactgcaTCTTTAAATTGTATGGGTATTAATTAAGTGTGACCGTGAACCctggctgtgtgtgcatgtaaacctGGATGGAAGAACAATATAATCTCAAATGTACTTTATACTGTACTAATTTGACAAGTCATCCATCATTTTCGacatgtttttacagtatacTTCCCTCTTTTTGGAGAAGTTGCTTCTTGATCCCATAGGCATCtatgaaacaaaatggaaattaagtcaacatttttatttgttagcCCCAGGTGGATATTTATTACagatgtgtatttatttaagtCTACCAGAAAGTCCACAAAAAAGCAAAGCTGTGATTACATTCAAGACAAATAATCaacctccttcttcttctctctagTTTTGGCGACAAGGAAAGGGAGATTATTTCCAAGGTATAATGTTCATGGCTGAGCTCAGCACTCCATCTGTCTGCTTAGGAAAAATACTCATCCAGGTGAGTGCCCTATTTCAGcttcacagacatttttaagtgttgttgcatgtgcatgtgtcacACTAAAGTTCTTCTGCACtcttcacttctttctttctcccctttttCATTCAATTGAGATTTATATTTCCACTCATTCCCAGCATGCAGCTTGTTCATGCCCATCGGCTCCCACTGACTGTGTCTCACATGAGCAGCACTGTCAGAAACATCAGTCGTTAAGTGGTAACACAGTTTTTGTGAATATGCGTTGTAGGAGCTGCATCCACCTGTATCTGTTTTAGATTTGTGTGGGTGTTGTGTACAATGTTTCGGTGTATGGGTGAAGGTCGTCCCTCCATTGCTTTCGGCTTTTCTTGCTCCCCCATCGCCACTTGTTCAGTCTTGCAGATAGTGTTAACAAATACAACAGTGTTAGTATTAACAATATAACTATGGCAAATGAGATTAACATCGTCAGCTCTCACCAAACTTTACTgcttgcttttctttctccctctctctcgacctctccctctgttttttccGCTCTCAGTACAAACAGCAACACACTCTACTGCACAAAGTGAATGGGGCTCTTATGCTGATCACTTTTTTCATCTGTCGAGTCCTCCTCTTCCCTTACCTCTACTACGTCTATGGAAGGTatgtctttctttctatctctgttTTCTCATGTTCTGCTCTCTTGCTGAGCTGGGGTCAGTTGCACAGCCACATGATCTCTGCCCTATGGATTCTGAAAATAAAGACTATGTGTTTACAGTCATACAATCCTTCATGTCTCCTCTGCATCCAGGTACGCATCCATCCCCTTCCACATGGTCCCCTTCTCCGTGCCCTGGCACTGTAACCTTGGTGCTGCTCTGCTCATGGCCCCGCAGCTCTATTGGTTCTCCCTAATTTGCAGGGGCGCCTTGCGACTGTTCACAGGCTCCTCCCGCTCTCAGAGACCGCGCCCGAACACAGCCGCACCAAAGGAGCGCCAGACGGATAGCGGTGCGCTGCCCCAGCCCGCCAACGGCTACAGCACGCGCTCTACAGAGCCTGAGCTGGCCACTCACTGAGAAGAGTGGCaggggagggtgaggagggaaggaaggcGAATGTACCAATGAGTATGTAAAGGAAAGAAAGCTATGAGGGGAAAAGCGAGACTTGAAACAAGTAGCAATATGGAGAAAGCTACAAACGATCAGCCTCAAATTGTGCTGAAGTCCTTGTGGCCGGCAGTCAAACTCTTAACCGCTGAATGATTTGGTTGCCGGCCTTCAAGTACTTCAGCTTCTCAGTCGGTAGGAAACAAATGAGGTGTTTGCGCACTCTGTAATTAAAGATGTCATCAGGCACTGTGACAGACAGGAACATGCACTGACCTGAGAGGAATTTGCCTGGATGTATAGCAAGAATAGGTGGCTATTTCCCTCATGTAGATCAAATTCAGTCCTCTCTGCCTCGTGGTACGAGAAGAGCAGGAAAATAGGAATGTATTATATTGTATGTTAGTACATTTGCTGTAGATGGAAGGCCTAATTCAGTTTAGTAATGAAGAAGAccttcaaaaaaagaaaaaaaaatcccagctAAGCAGTATTTTGACTTGTTAGTGTTTATTATCTGTATCCTCTATGTAGTCACTGTCACTCTAACAAAATGTAACCAACCTGCAGACTGACTCATCTTTAGAAGGGAGATAATCTCATAAGACTGTATTCTGCTGCCTTATCCCTTTTCCCCATTCTTTGCAGTTTCTTTTacgtttttatttattttttatccttggaggagaaggaagaggttTTCCTCGGGCACAAAAATGTGACGGGTGTACATAGCCGATGTAAAATTGTCCTTATTTCCATGTCAGTATTAGGTCAATGTTAATTCCCCGACCCTCCACTTTTTAGGTTTTGTGTCATCTCTGCATCTGAtgtttcaactttttattttgaacaATTACATTTCAGCattaaagcaaaacatttcagttttacagcttAGTGTACGCAGGCTACTCCCTAATGTTATGCCAGTGCTTCTCGTTTTAGTGTAGATATGACTTCATTCCATTTACTGGTATCACACAGTGTTTTTTGCATACAAGGAAGTGATGCACAGTAGCAGTCACTTTAAACTGAAtttagcagtgtttttgttatcttttctttttttttttttagtttggtGCTGATGTAAATCTCAAAATATCCATTTGATTGGCTGAAATATTTCACGTGAGGTTTGAGTATTTTTAGCTTTGTTCGGGGACTTGCAATTCCACAGTTTGAAGGGAAGCAAAAGTGAAAAGTAATCTTCTAAAGATGCATTCCCTTGTGATTAACATACAGCACATTTGCCCATGGCAACTTATTTTGATGTtgctcattcattttttttttaaaaccacaatatAGTCTGaattattttaacattatattAATTGCTCCGATCATTGAGCCGTGCATTTGAGCCACTGGTTCTATGAACCATCTATGAACAAACTGgcttgtttttatcattttatgtttgtttaaagcAGCTACACTGTCCTGGAAATgggtcaagaaaaaaaaacataaaacaaaaagctcAGAAACCATCAAAGACAGGGCCGCGTGTGCCAAAACATCTGGACAACTGTGGGCATGTTGAACACAGAATATCCATTCCCCTGTTCCATGAATTCATAAGGTACTGCTTCTTGACAATACTAAAACATTTCAactgatgtactgtatattccACAAAATGCTCGTTATTTATTtgtaagtatttatttatttatttatttggtttgtggttttgaatgcATATTTATGCATACATATTATACTCTATGCTTCTGAGCCTTATGTGAAGGCTGTATTGTTACTCAAACTTAGCTAAAATATACTTCTCTGTCCTGAGCCTGctttgagtcttttttttttttttttaagtcttatcagtgttgaaaacatttaatcaaatgtcattttttgaaaaatggaCCAGTTTTGAATTTAGGTTCAGATGTTACGTCTCTGTGCACAAGTGAAAGTATCCAGTAGAGGGTGCCAGAATCCATGATTTTATGTAATGATTTTAACTCAAACAAATGACACATTCTCAGTTTACTTATTTCTGCTTAAGCACTCTTACTGCAATATGGAAAGTCTTAATGAGCATCTTTATGAACAGAATTCCacattattttgagaaaatTGTTGAAAATCAGTTCAGCTAGGACTAAATTACATCCCAGAACCAGACTGACTCATTTAAGGTTGGGTCATAAAGTTAGTACATACTGAGAGATGAGAGATTTTACCATaccatatatgtatatatagtgTGATAGGAATCTTAATATCTGTGGGTGTACTTAGCCATTGTGGGGCAATGAACGTTAATGAGCAGGATGGCTTTATAACaatattttcttaaaacacTTTATGCATAAATGTGATGATATACCATAATTTTTCAGGTATTTATCACATTAGGCAAAAATACAGCcttgttattttattcatttagtttCACAATCTTAAGTATACCACAACATATAGTGATATTAAGGTCATATGCTgctagagtttttttttaattagtgaCCCATACAGTTCACTCAGTACAAAGGAGGTTAGTCAAGGGTTAAAATGTTTATTGCatcatacaaaacacacatagaaaatatacaaaactcGTTACGTTAAAAAATTCAAGTTTTGAGAAAATCTCGGAAAGCTATTGTCCTTGTTTGCCTCTGGGAAACTCCTCATCTCTTAATACTTCAGTATCTCCTCTGCCTCGGGGAGAAGATGGTGTTGGGGTTGCTGTCTCgttccctctccttctcccgCTCCTTCTGGCTGTTGGGAGACAGGGCTTCCTCCAGCTTCTTGTCGCTCTTGAAGAGGTCTCTGCCCGTGCGCATGATGTGCTCCTCGATTTTCTGGTGGCGCTTCATGTCCGACAGCACTTTGTCCAGACGAGCTTCTCTTTTCACAGAGGAGCGGGCTGAAGATCCtaagagagaaggaaaaggttGCAGTTAGTTAATTTAGCTAAAGCAGTTTAAGAAACCAAATGCTGAAACTCAAATCTCAGTGGTTACTGTCTGTCACACCTGGTGTTCTGCGTCTGTTGATGAAGGCATTTTTCGGAGTGGCTTGCATCTGCTCCTCATCAAAGTCAAACTCAGTTGGAGTTGGAGGcctggaaaaaaagacagtcaTGAACCTTCTCATCCTCAACCAGTCCACAAACCAAAATCTTCAGATATTAAATGATTGAGAAAGAATAACAACACTGACTTgcgctctctctcctccctctccctctccttcgCTGCCTCTTCCTCGTCATCTCTTTCAGGTGATGGGGTACGTTCAGGTGTTGGGGGCCTCCTGGGTAGGGGCACAAAGTTCAATTCCAGCATCTCTCCTTTAGCGAGGAGCTCATAGAGTCTTTTGATTTCAGGGGGAGGTGGCATCCAGTTTTTGGGGTCCTCCATTTCCTCATCACTGTATGCGAGTTCCCATTCGCCATCCACCTCTGCAGCCTGCTTTCCCTCTTCACCATCCACCCCTGTGTCTGCCTGGGCTTCATCCTTTTGTGTATCTCCTTCCTCTGCATCCATGTCTCCAtctgaaaaagcaacaaaaatttACAAGTAAAATCAATGGTAGGAATAACAGCACAACTTTATTTTATAATACATTGTAGAGACTTACAGCACTTCAGGATTAAGTGCATTACTTTTAGATAACCTAATGTGTTAGATAGTGTTGAACTAAAAGGCCTCAAATAGAAATCCATGACTAATGTCTTATAACTTTTATACATACTGTCCCTGGCCTTAACACTTTCCTGTACTTTAACctgcacattttttttacttatgcAGTTATACCTTGCTAAAAAATTTACTGTTAATCTCTTTGTATTATTCCCTTTATTACACATACTGATTTTGTTGAAATACATATTAATCTGTGCATCTGTACTGGACACTTTCAAACTTCACATTAAgttatttaatgttaaaacCTCCTGCCCACTGCTGTATTTTTACCAGTGTAACTGCAGATACTaaatttccctttttctttctataTGTATTTGTTAATAGTCACCCTTCTCATCCTTGGTTGcagtgtcctcctcctctgtggcagctGTCATCTCAGtgtcctgtttctctgtgttgctctcctcctctttgccttcTGCAGgtttctctgtgtcctccacACCCAGAGCCTCTATGCCCTCTCTCATTGAAGTGTCTGTGTCCTCAGTCTGCATCCTTCCTACCGCTGCAGGTGAACTTTACAGTCACGTATCTGTATTACGATAAAACAAATTTTAGTACACCTGACAATCACTATAGGTATGTAAGGCAAAGAAGTCTTTGAGAGAGCTAACCAAGGGTAATATCTGACGTATAACGTCTAACAGGTGCCCTGACGATTGCTGTTAACTTTGCTGAACAATAAATAATCAACATAGACACACTTGAAACGTATTTTCCCCATTTGACTCTACAAGCTTGCTGACGCCAGGCCTTACCGCCAGCTATTTCTTAACAGCAATTACAATTAGCCAACATATGTGCCTTGAATTGTCATTACCGACGTCCTGTTTGTAGTGAGTTAGCGTTCTTGTAGTTAAACGTTTGGCGAAATTATTTTTTCCCGGCAATAAAATCACAAAAGCACTCCATGAGACTTGCTAAGGATAAAAAACGACTGTCCATAGACGTAAACATAGCGCCATTTTGGACTACGAACAACTGTGTGACGATCTGCTCGGTTCTGCGAGACTGCGTAATCTCGCTGATTAAACGTCACGTGGATGGTCCGTCGATAACAGACACTAACTAACGCCTTTGTATACAGATCTGCAGTGACAGGACTTCCTGCGCAGTGCGCAATCGCATTGTAATACAATACAGTTGTAATACACATCTTTCGCTTCCCCATTCACGTTACTTACTTATTCTAAAAGGTAAAGGTGTGTGTTAATATAGAACTGTGTTGACAACTATAATAAACGCACGGCTAAATCTTAGAAATAAAGACCTTAGACGTCAAATAGGCGCCAGTGTTGAAGCGTCCTCTGATTGGTTAATGTCCGTTTCCGGTGGCAGCGCTCTTCATTTGAAAATTGTTCCGTTAGTTGGGGGTCGAACGCCATTGTTAAAAGACGGTGCCAGCAATGTTACTAAAACTGGAACTTGGAGAATAACAAAGGTTTTGTACCAGGAGTCCACAAATAATATTGGTAAGCATTAACGAAACATTTGCAGTAAACTCATTGTAACAGTAACTGACCGTGGGGAGGCTAACATCCGTTTGAGAAGCAAGACTAACCTTAAAGTACCCTGACACTAGCCGAGTTAGCTTGTTATTAGCCGATTGGAACTGAAGTTAACAAAGTAAAACTTAGCTCATCTTTGCAATACTATGTTTTCATTAAATCGGCGCTTACGTACAAACCAAAGCAAGGTTGAGAATTTGCATTATTAAACTCTTAAAACTGACACAAGAAAATGCCAGTGGAAGTTATACGTGGCTAACTTGGCTTGTTGTTATCCAGGCCTTTCTGTTTTTAGAGCTCAAATATGGCTCAACGTGTGGCGGTATCAGATGGCGGAAACAAGAAGACCTCCAGGGTTCGGGTGGCGGTTCGTCTGCGACCTTACATGAGCAAACAAGACGAGAAAAGCGAGGGACCGTGTGTGAGAGGCCTGGACTCCCAAAACCTGGAAATAATCAACTGGAGGAACGCTACAGAAACCGTCAAATACCAGTCAGTGTCCTCAGCATAGCTGCACTCTTTAAATTTACAACTGATCATGCTGTGAATTCAAATTATTGTCCAACAGGAAATTCTAAACAGTGTTGTGtatgttgtttcagttttgacGTTTTTCATGGTGAGCAAACGACACAACAAGAagttttcctctcctcagtgaAACCCATTCTACCACATATACTGAAAGGACAAAATGCCAGTGTGTTTGCCTATGGGCCAACAGGAGCAGGTACGTTAAAGCAATGTTGCATACATTGCATTTGTTAACTTGTATTTTCTTTACTTGGTTGTATCATCCTgtttagttttcatttaacatttctctTAATggtataaatgtatgtaatattAATAGTGAGACCCTAAATCTGCATAGAGGTTATTGACTATTACAATAAAATATTCTGGTTGCACTTGTTAGAAAACTTTGAGTTAAGATGTTTGGCTGAACACTCTCTGTGACCTCTTGTGTTTCTGAAGAGACAATTTGCTTTTAAAGTCCAATTATTTGTTATATAActtaacatattttttctttctgccaaCTCTTCCATAGGTAAGACTCACACAATGCTAGGCAGTTCAGACCAGCCAGGCGTGATCCCCCGAGCCGTTCGCGAGGTCTTCAATCTGGTGAAAGCAAAAGATGAGGATGACGGATGGGACTACAGCATTGGCATGTCTTACTTGGAAATTTACAATGAAAAGGTATGAATGGTCGTCTGTATaaacagtatagtatggtccATTGCCAGTTGTtcaaaattatttgttgtacaATTAAAGATGAGATTATATATTACTCTTGTTTTTTAATAACCAAAGACATTGTCATGTGAACAACATAAGCAAAATTATTCTCCAGCCAAACCTCACAAAACTTGAGCACACAGTTATTTAACTCAGATGTTCATGCAGTGCtgatttaattgttgttttatttggtaATAGAACTGTAGGTTTTAATTATAGCTGTTATGgggattttttgtttgtttctgtgctgtgaaCATCAACTTTGAATATTTAGTTAAAACTACATTGTTCCCTTTGGCAAACCTTTTTGCTGGCCTTCATTGCATCCTTCTTTTGTTCTCTCAGGTGCTAGATCTTCTATCGCCGAGCTCCCAGGACCTGCCCATCAGAGAGGACAAGGACAAGAACATCCTGATCCCTGGCCTCACTCACACAACAATCTCCTCCTTCGCAGATTTTGACAAACACTTTGTCCCTGCCAGCCTCAATCGTACTACAGCATCTACCAAACTAAACCAGCGTTCCAGCCGCAGCCACGCTATTCTCCTCATTAAGGTTTGATGTGCAATCTGATTGCagattaacattaaaaaaagactgcTTGCTCTCTTTGAGAgttgctctgttttgtttcttgacCCGGTCTGAGCATGGGTCTCTGTCAATAGACAGTCAAATAGCATCTTAAACAGGTCATGGCCTCCGAGCAGTAGGCCAGGATTTGGTAGCTGGTGCTTAAATCAATTCTCTCTTGCAACACTCCCACTAGCAACTCTGGGCTTTCTGGGACTTTTCTGAGAGAGATACAAACTGGTGTCTGGTGTTCTTTTACTACCTTTGAGCTGTTTCTACATTCTTACTTAACTAAGTGCTGGATATataatgtgtcacattttttgTAAAACATAGGCCTCTTATTCAGCCTTCTTTTACAGCATCtaaccttgtttttctttctctcctctctcctctgtgtttctgtcatgtCTAACCTTTGTGTCACCCCTTTCAAATCTTGATCTTCTCAATGATCCAGGTTGTACGGACTGAGCGTGCCTAGCCCCACCGACAACAGACAGGCAAGCTATACTTGGTAGACCTGGCAGGGTCTGAGGACAACCGCCGCACTGGCAACCAGGGCATCCGCCTGAAGGAGAGCGGTGCCATCAACCTGTCTCTCTTCACCCTGAGCAAAGTGGTGGACTCTCTTAACTCTGGCACTGCCATCCGTGTGCCATACAGAGACAGTAAACTAACACGACTACTACAGGACTCTTTGGGTGGCTCAGCACACTCCGTCATGATCACCAACATTGCACCAGAGTACAAATACTACTTTGATACATTTAGTGCACTCAACTTTGCAGCCAAATCCAAGCTCATTGTGAACAAGCCCTTCACCCGAGAAACTGTTGCTGTGCCTGTGTTACCAGGTGAGTGAGAGAAGcaataacattttcattcagaggACTTGTAAAGATATACAGAAATGGAAGATCTGAAAACGAAATTTGATCCAAAGGCCAACAGGGGGCACCTATGTTACATCCCAGAGGGTGATGTCTAAGAGTAAACACCCAGCTGTCTCTAGGCAAGATGAcatgagatttttttgtttgtttgttttgcacctCTGATATCTGCAgtttagatgtgtttttttttccctgtagCATTTCCTTAAATACATTCCTGATTACATTTTGCTGTTCTTTCCTTGGCTTCAATCAGGTACTGCAATGCAGCCCTGACTGATGGTGTACCATCGTCATCTGAATTGCTTTACACTCTAGAGAACCCCACAAACACTGTTGCTTGAGTGCACTGAATACTAAACTGTTAATTTCCCTTCTGCTTTCATCTCCAGTGAAGCGGGCCAGAGACGACCACGAGGCGGGGGGATCTGGCACTGAGCCAcagaagaaaaggcagaaagaggagaagaaaacagaacacaGTGGTTCCTCACCCTCTGCACATTTTCACAGGTTAGAccacatgcacagacagactTATTGATTATTTGTCTGGCTAATCAGACTGAGGAACTGTGATGTTTGACTTTGAAGAAAATGCACTTGCATCTGCCAAAAGCTAAAACATCAAATTCAATTTCCTTTGCTGTGTCTAAATAACAGCAACTTCAACAAGACATAGCCTCAAAGCAGTGGGCTAAGATTTAATAGCCTGTGCTGAAAGCAAGTCTCTCTGCAGTGCTCCCATTGGCTACAGCTGCCATGCCTACTGGAATCTCCCCAGGAGACAGACAAGCATTGCTTTCTTGCCATATGTTATCAGATGTATAAGTCTGTCTGGGTGATGACTGTTTAGTCTGGTCGACCTTTTGACCTCTATTTGCCCATGGCCACACTCTCCCACCCCACTGTCTACCtaccttttgttttgtgtctcttccaGTTTGTCAGAACCATCAGTGATGGACAGACTAATAGCTCTGGAGAAGCTGATGATGAGCTGCCAGGATAAAGATAGAACTGGCATGCTGAAAGATGTGGCCCAGTCTCGCAAGGAGATCCAGGTGAAAACACACTTACATCAAAAATTTGCCTGTACACCAAGGGTATAAACATTTATCCCTCTTTATCCCTTTTTATCCACACCTGGTTCAGCCTGTGTCTTTGTATGTGATTTACCAAATGCTGATACAATCAGATCTTTGTACTGATCGATCAGCTTTTCTTCATGGATATTTGATAGCCAGCCTTGCCACTCTTTGTTTCCACAGGAActcaaagagaagcagaaggaGTTAGAGAGCAAGGCCTTATTATTCAGTCGCCTGGCTGGAGAAAAGTCCAGCACTGTACAGGAGCCCGCCTTCAAGAACAACACAGCTCCTCTGCaaagaaaacagtcaaatgCCACAAAACCCAATAAGCAGCAGGCTGTGGTCCAACCCCTACAAGGTCAGTTAGAAGGTACAGCGATGGGTGAATTGAACCATGAACCAAATTGACCCATAGATACTACTATCCTAAAAGTGTCCTTGAATAATTATGAATTAAGTGCTATCTGAAAAATGACCTCAGAAAATCTCTCTCCTACAGTGTAATCCTCTGTTGTTTATCCTTCTCTAAAGAGTAGTCACACACAAATTCTGTCATGTTGAATCATTGGAGCTAATGATGAGCTGCAATTTGATACAAGAGCTTGGTCTACAATATAGGAGCCAGAATATATATCAAATGACAATGAGGAGGACTTATTTTTACTCCcctcagcagctcagagtgtgAGCTTGATAAAACTTCTTAGTAAATGTGTCATGTATTTATCTTTGAAACAAtactattttctttttcttcatgctAAATATGAAAATTTGACTGATAAAATCCTATTTTTTTTGTACTTCTAACCTTATTAACAGATTGTGGCAAGTTTGTGGCCTTACTTGTTTTTAACAAACTGTATATCTGGTTTCCTCCTCAGTGTCCCAGCTTCAGCCTCTTCAGCAGCTTGCAGTCGTCAAAAAACAGTCCGTCTGTGtcaagaagaaagagaagaagcttTCAGACCAGGTTGAGGTCAGCATCCGAGCCTTGACTGTGCTGTGCTTAGCTTAACACATCTGCAGAATTGCAAGCATCAGATACAAGCTGACGCAGTGCATTAACTTCAATTTGTTTTTAGACTGGACAGATGCTGCAAGATCTCTGATTTATTAGGTCAAAATTAACTTCCTTTCCAGACCAAGAGACAAATAAATGTTGACAATTAAAACTTGATTTTTATGTAAtgtacat
Above is a window of Lates calcarifer isolate ASB-BC8 linkage group LG23, TLL_Latcal_v3, whole genome shotgun sequence DNA encoding:
- the kif22 gene encoding LOW QUALITY PROTEIN: kinesin-like protein KIF22 (The sequence of the model RefSeq protein was modified relative to this genomic sequence to represent the inferred CDS: substituted 1 base at 1 genomic stop codon): MAQRVAVSDGGNKKTSRVRVAVRLRPYMSKQDEKSEGPCVRGLDSQNLEIINWRNATETVKYHFDVFHGEQTTQQEVFLSSVKPILPHILKGQNASVFAYGPTGAGKTHTMLGSSDQPGVIPRAVREVFNLVKAKDEDDGWDYSIGMSYLEIYNEKVLDLLSPSSQDLPIREDKDKNILIPGLTHTTISSFADFDKHFVPASLNRTTASTKLNQRSSRSHAILLIKVVRTERAXPHRQQTGKLYLVDLAGSEDNRRTGNQGIRLKESGAINLSLFTLSKVVDSLNSGTAIRVPYRDSKLTRLLQDSLGGSAHSVMITNIAPEYKYYFDTFSALNFAAKSKLIVNKPFTRETVAVPVLPVKRARDDHEAGGSGTEPQKKRQKEEKKTEHSGSSPSAHFHSLSEPSVMDRLIALEKLMMSCQDKDRTGMLKDVAQSRKEIQELKEKQKELESKALLFSRLAGEKSSTVQEPAFKNNTAPLQRKQSNATKPNKQQAVVQPLQVSQLQPLQQLAVVKKQSVCVKKKEKKLSDQVEPPDGKENIKENGWESQLDTSVLEQSRKKILQILNTGSLKELKGLQQIGDKKAKLILGWREIHGHFTKLEDLVKVEGMTEKRFSSFMKANILSAMGK
- the tlcd3bb gene encoding ceramide synthase encodes the protein MLTILAAGSVFFPGLFLLSKQCLKSIPALRWSEGDAVIVSARLVSSVQAVMASSAGYIIASSCEDIIEDQHWLTSAYIMFAVPYFVYDIYAMFMCYWYKLRVKGHEEASAAPQHMSSALTSYLRREFLMVLHHVVMVTVCFPVSVFWRQGKGDYFQGIMFMAELSTPSVCLGKILIQYKQQHTLLHKVNGALMLITFFICRVLLFPYLYYVYGRYASIPFHMVPFSVPWHCNLGAALLMAPQLYWFSLICRGALRLFTGSSRSQRPRPNTAAPKERQTDSGALPQPANGYSTRSTEPELATH
- the pagr1 gene encoding PAXIP1-associated glutamate-rich protein 1; translation: MQTEDTDTSMREGIEALGVEDTEKPAEGKEEESNTEKQDTEMTAATEEEDTATKDEKDGDMDAEEGDTQKDEAQADTGVDGEEGKQAAEVDGEWELAYSDEEMEDPKNWMPPPPEIKRLYELLAKGEMLELNFVPLPRRPPTPERTPSPERDDEEEAAKEREREERERKPPTPTEFDFDEEQMQATPKNAFINRRRTPGSSARSSVKREARLDKVLSDMKRHQKIEEHIMRTGRDLFKSDKKLEEALSPNSQKEREKERERDSNPNTIFSPRQRRY